One stretch of Camelus bactrianus isolate YW-2024 breed Bactrian camel chromosome 21, ASM4877302v1, whole genome shotgun sequence DNA includes these proteins:
- the FMO2 gene encoding flavin-containing monooxygenase 2 isoform X2 produces MGNSASDIAVELSKKAAQVFISTRHGSWILGRISEDGYPWDMVYHTRFSSMLRNVLPRKVVKWMTEQQMNRWFNHENYGLIPQNKYLMKEPVLNDDLPSRILCGAVKVKSRVKELTETSAIFEDGTVEENIDVIVFATGYTFSFPFLEDHLVKVENNKVLLYKYMFPPHLEKSTLVCIGLIQPLGSIFPTVELQARWVTRIFKGLCTLPSERTMMADIIKRNEKRIDLFGESQSQILQTNYVDYLDELALEIGAKPDLLSLLFKDPKLAMKLYFGPCNSYQYRLVGPGQWKEARSAIFTQKQRILKPLKTRSLKTSSTFLVSFLLKILGLLTVVAAFFFQLQWF; encoded by the exons GTGTTTATCAGCACCAGACATGGTTCCTGGATCTTGGGCCGTATCTCTGAAGATGGTTATCCTTGGGACATGGTGTACCACACCCGGTTTAGCTCCATGCTCAGAAACGTCCTGCCACGAAAAGTTGTAAAATGGATGACAGAACAACAGATGAATCGTTGGTTCAACCATGAAAATTATGGCCTTATTCCTCAAAACAA ATACCTTATGAAAGAACCTGTACTAAATGATGATCTTCCAAGTCGTATACTCTGTGGAGCCGTCAAGGTGAAATCAAGAGTGAAAGAGCTCACAGAAACCTCTGCCATCTTTGAAGATGGCACAGTGGAGGAGAACATCGATGTCATTGTCTTTGCAACAGGATatactttctcttttcccttccttgaAGATCATCTTGTCAAAGTAGAGAATAATAAGGTCTTGCTGTACAAATATATGTTCCCTCCTCACCTGGAGAAGTCAACTCTTGTATGCATTGGTCTCATCCAGCCCCTAGGTTCCATTTTCCCAACTGTTGAACTTCAGGCTCGTTGGGTAACAAGAATTTTCAAAG GCTTGTGTACTTTGCCCTCAGAGAGAACTATGATGGCAGACATTATCAAGAGGAATGAAAAAAGAATTGAcct GTTTGGAGAGAGCCAGAGCCAGATACTGCAGACCAATTACGTCGACTACTTGGATGAGCTCGCCTTAGAGATAGGTGCAAAGccagacctcctctctctcttgTTCAAAGATCCTAAGCTGGCTATGAAACTCTATTTTGGGCCCTGCAACTCCTATCAGTATCGCCTGGTTGGGCCTGGGCAGTGGAAGGAAGCCAGGAGTGCCATCTTCACCCAGAAACAACGGATACTGAAGCCTTTAAAGACACGGTCACTAAAAACTTCATCCACTTTCCTAGTTTCCTTCCTGCTGAAAATCCTGGGGCTTCTCACTGTTGTGGCTGccttttttttccagcttcagTGGTTCTAA